A stretch of Amycolatopsis balhimycina FH 1894 DNA encodes these proteins:
- the cysC gene encoding adenylyl-sulfate kinase, with product MKTTADSRSIVVVGAGAAGVLTVQRLSAVSHGHEIVVVDPAADTGRGVAYATSEPAHLLNAPAGRLSTDATDPDDFVRWAAATLGRAVDPGEFLPRGCYGDYLAERFTTAVARSRVPVRRVHERVAAIDRAPGGLLLRLGSGAELRAAVVVLATGFAAPGRNWVPESLRTSPAFVADPWADGFQATEGVDGDVLLVGTGLTAVDVALQLDRPHQTIHAVSRTGLLPRAHDRRVEPPDLTGLDPADGLDELWRAASAGRDRRAAVDGLRGVAGRLWQGLSHADRERFLGDYARFWNIYRHRMAPAAAERIRELRRAGRLHLHRGEVTGVSPDGDAVCAELSTGACLRVGTVVNCTGPQLDLRAAGDPLVAALLSAGLATPGPHGLGLGTDREGRVLGRDGDLSPLWTLGASRVGTLWESTAVPEIRDQAGGVADAVGKFLAARTATRHRPRDRYGLTLSTTREAAAAFTDGVERVLRGQHHALERFVAATEADPGFALGHAALGLLGLEGGGQVDVGRHLRAAREAVRGADARERSFVAAVAARAHDLRSGARALLRHIAAYPRDAFAVNAAVPTIAFGGLTSDRETWSLVESLAGDYGDDWWYHGQLAFVRQEQERWAEAEQLAARALAAEPASAHAVHARTHVFYETGEHTEGLEWLDSWIADWGEDSQGRAHFSWHAALHELMLGDDAAVALRYERDLAPPTVRGPRALVDSASLLWRCEMTRGRDERRGAAAALAASPEEWLTRPPTPFAAMHAAIALAAAKDTERLQALHTFAARHGSEVFERVVAPLCAGLAAVVEQRWDDAVAQLGSARPLAARLGGSAAQREIIEDTFVRALAAAGRNRDAAAVLTARLDRRPPSPLDRTRLAGLGVPVAAGLRWQHTTVGKAARTALNRHRPGVVWFTGLSGAGKSTIADLLETRLHAHGVRTYLLDGDNVRHGLNRDLGFGDADRQENIRRVAEVAALMADAGLVVLVSFISPFAAERELARGLVAEDEFCEVFVDTPLAVAEARDPKGLYRKARRGEIKEFTGIDSPYEPPAAPAIRIDTSVQSAAEAADTIFRYLVATKVLDGEPS from the coding sequence ATGAAAACCACGGCGGACTCCCGGTCGATCGTCGTCGTCGGAGCCGGAGCGGCCGGGGTGCTGACGGTGCAGCGGCTGTCGGCCGTGTCCCACGGGCACGAGATCGTGGTCGTGGACCCGGCCGCGGACACCGGCCGTGGGGTCGCCTACGCGACGTCCGAGCCCGCCCACCTCCTGAACGCCCCGGCCGGTCGGCTGAGCACCGATGCCACGGATCCCGACGACTTCGTGCGCTGGGCTGCGGCAACCCTCGGCCGCGCCGTCGACCCGGGCGAGTTCCTGCCGCGCGGCTGCTATGGGGACTATCTCGCCGAGCGGTTCACCACGGCCGTGGCCCGGAGCCGGGTCCCAGTACGCCGGGTGCACGAGCGCGTCGCCGCCATCGACCGGGCGCCCGGCGGGCTGCTCCTACGGCTCGGTTCAGGCGCGGAACTGCGGGCCGCGGTCGTCGTGCTCGCGACCGGCTTCGCCGCGCCAGGACGAAACTGGGTACCGGAGTCCTTGCGCACGTCGCCGGCCTTCGTCGCCGATCCTTGGGCTGACGGCTTCCAGGCCACCGAGGGCGTGGACGGCGATGTTCTCCTCGTCGGCACCGGCCTCACGGCGGTGGACGTCGCGCTGCAGCTCGACCGTCCACATCAGACAATCCACGCGGTTTCGCGCACCGGCCTGCTGCCCCGGGCACACGACCGGCGGGTCGAGCCGCCCGACCTGACCGGGCTCGACCCGGCGGACGGCCTCGACGAGTTGTGGCGAGCCGCGTCCGCCGGGCGCGACCGCCGGGCGGCCGTCGACGGCTTGCGCGGCGTGGCCGGCCGGCTCTGGCAGGGGCTGTCCCACGCCGACCGCGAACGGTTCCTCGGAGACTACGCCCGGTTCTGGAACATCTACCGTCATCGCATGGCCCCCGCCGCGGCCGAGCGGATCCGCGAGCTGCGCCGCGCGGGCCGGCTGCACCTGCACCGGGGCGAAGTCACCGGCGTCTCCCCGGACGGCGACGCCGTGTGTGCCGAGTTGTCGACGGGCGCCTGCCTGCGCGTCGGCACGGTCGTGAACTGCACCGGCCCGCAGCTGGATCTGCGTGCGGCCGGTGACCCGCTGGTCGCCGCGCTGCTGAGCGCCGGCCTGGCGACCCCCGGGCCGCACGGGCTCGGACTCGGCACCGATCGCGAAGGCCGGGTGCTGGGCCGCGACGGAGATTTGAGTCCGTTGTGGACACTCGGCGCGTCCCGCGTCGGCACGCTGTGGGAGTCCACCGCGGTGCCGGAAATCCGGGATCAGGCCGGGGGCGTGGCCGACGCTGTGGGGAAGTTCCTCGCCGCGCGGACCGCGACCCGGCATCGGCCCCGCGACCGCTACGGCCTCACGCTGAGCACCACCCGCGAGGCAGCGGCGGCGTTCACCGACGGCGTCGAACGAGTCCTGCGTGGACAGCACCACGCGCTCGAGCGTTTCGTGGCCGCGACCGAGGCCGATCCGGGTTTCGCGCTGGGACACGCCGCACTCGGACTGCTCGGGCTCGAAGGAGGTGGCCAGGTGGATGTCGGCAGGCACCTTCGCGCCGCCCGCGAAGCGGTGCGTGGCGCGGACGCCCGCGAACGCAGTTTCGTCGCCGCCGTCGCGGCCCGCGCGCACGACCTGCGTTCGGGGGCACGCGCACTGCTGCGGCACATCGCCGCGTATCCGCGCGATGCGTTCGCGGTGAACGCTGCCGTGCCGACCATCGCCTTCGGCGGTCTCACCAGCGACCGCGAGACCTGGTCGCTGGTCGAGAGCCTGGCCGGGGACTACGGTGACGACTGGTGGTACCACGGCCAGCTCGCCTTCGTCCGCCAGGAGCAGGAGCGCTGGGCCGAGGCCGAGCAGCTGGCGGCCCGTGCGCTCGCGGCCGAACCCGCGTCCGCGCACGCTGTCCACGCGCGCACGCACGTGTTCTACGAGACCGGTGAGCACACCGAGGGTCTCGAATGGCTCGACAGCTGGATCGCCGACTGGGGCGAGGACAGCCAGGGCCGTGCGCATTTCTCCTGGCATGCCGCACTCCACGAGCTGATGCTGGGTGACGACGCCGCCGTCGCGTTGCGGTATGAACGGGACCTCGCACCGCCCACCGTGCGCGGGCCGCGGGCACTGGTCGACTCGGCGTCGCTGCTGTGGCGCTGCGAGATGACGCGTGGCCGGGACGAGCGCCGGGGCGCGGCGGCCGCGCTCGCCGCGTCACCGGAAGAGTGGCTCACGCGCCCGCCCACTCCGTTCGCCGCCATGCACGCGGCGATCGCCCTGGCCGCCGCGAAGGACACCGAACGGCTGCAGGCGCTGCACACCTTCGCCGCCCGCCACGGATCGGAGGTGTTCGAGCGGGTGGTCGCGCCGTTGTGCGCGGGCCTGGCCGCGGTCGTCGAGCAGCGCTGGGACGACGCGGTGGCCCAGCTCGGCTCCGCCCGTCCGCTGGCCGCCCGGCTCGGCGGCAGCGCGGCGCAGCGCGAGATCATCGAGGACACGTTCGTCCGGGCGCTCGCCGCCGCCGGGCGCAACCGGGACGCGGCGGCCGTACTCACCGCCCGGCTCGATCGGCGCCCGCCGTCGCCCTTGGACCGGACGCGGCTCGCGGGCCTCGGCGTGCCGGTGGCGGCCGGGCTGCGGTGGCAGCACACGACCGTCGGAAAGGCCGCGCGGACCGCGCTCAACCGGCACCGGCCCGGTGTCGTGTGGTTCACCGGTCTGTCCGGTGCGGGGAAGTCGACCATCGCCGACCTGCTCGAGACCCGCCTGCACGCGCACGGAGTACGCACCTACCTGCTCGACGGCGACAACGTCCGCCACGGCCTCAACCGTGACCTCGGCTTCGGCGACGCCGACCGGCAGGAGAACATCCGCCGGGTCGCCGAGGTCGCCGCACTGATGGCCGACGCGGGGCTGGTCGTGCTGGTGTCGTTCATCTCGCCGTTCGCCGCCGAGCGCGAGCTGGCCCGCGGTCTCGTCGCCGAGGACGAGTTCTGTGAGGTCTTCGTCGACACCCCGCTGGCCGTCGCCGAGGCCCGCGACCCGAAAGGCCTCTACCGCAAGGCGCGCCGAGGCGAGATCAAGGAGTTCACCGGCATCGATTCGCCCTACGAGCCACCAGCTGCTCCTGCGATCAGGATAGACACGTCGGTGCAGTCGGCCGCCGAGGCGGCGGACACGATCTTCCGGTATCTCGTGGCGACCAAGGTATTGGACGGAGAGCCGAGTTGA
- the rfbA gene encoding glucose-1-phosphate thymidylyltransferase RfbA — protein MKGIVLAGGNGTRLYPITQATSKQLLPVYDKPMVYYPLSVLMLAGITEILLISTPADQPNFRRLLGSGSQWGLELTFATQPQPNGLAEAFVIGRDFVGDDRVALVLGDNIFYGPGFSVTLRRAMAQLDGCVLFGYAVKNPEHYGVGEFDAAGRLVSLMEKPVKPRSDKAITGLYLYGNDVLDIAAELTPSVRGELEITDVNREYLRQGRAQVIDLGRGFAWLDTGTHDSLLEASQFVRVLENRTGVRIACLEEIALRMGFISAGECHALGEKLAKSAYGDYVREVAVAAGGAA, from the coding sequence GTGAAAGGCATCGTCCTGGCCGGTGGAAACGGGACCCGGTTGTACCCGATCACCCAGGCCACGTCCAAGCAACTGCTGCCCGTGTACGACAAACCGATGGTCTACTACCCGCTGTCGGTGCTGATGCTGGCCGGGATCACCGAGATCCTGCTCATCTCGACGCCGGCGGACCAGCCGAATTTCCGGCGTCTGCTGGGCAGCGGCTCCCAGTGGGGCCTGGAGCTCACGTTCGCCACCCAGCCGCAGCCCAACGGGCTTGCCGAGGCGTTCGTGATCGGGCGTGACTTCGTCGGCGACGACCGCGTAGCGCTGGTACTGGGCGACAACATCTTCTACGGGCCCGGCTTCTCCGTGACACTGCGGCGCGCGATGGCACAGCTTGACGGCTGCGTGCTATTCGGCTACGCCGTGAAGAACCCCGAGCACTACGGCGTCGGCGAGTTCGATGCGGCGGGCCGGCTCGTTTCGCTGATGGAGAAGCCCGTGAAACCCAGGTCCGACAAGGCGATCACCGGGCTCTACCTGTACGGCAACGACGTTCTCGACATCGCGGCCGAGCTCACCCCGTCGGTGCGGGGCGAACTGGAGATCACCGACGTGAACCGGGAGTACCTCCGCCAGGGCCGCGCGCAGGTGATCGACCTCGGCCGGGGTTTCGCGTGGCTGGACACCGGCACCCACGACTCCCTGTTGGAAGCGAGCCAGTTCGTACGGGTGCTGGAGAACCGGACCGGCGTGCGGATCGCCTGTCTCGAGGAGATCGCGCTGCGGATGGGCTTCATCAGCGCCGGGGAATGTCACGCACTCGGCGAGAAGCTCGCCAAGTCGGCCTACGGCGATTACGTGCGGGAAGTGGCCGTGGCCGCGGGAGGGGCGGCGTGA
- a CDS encoding serine hydrolase domain-containing protein: MSDDDRAALRRAMSALVVAGAAGVQVRVHDGLGDWTGSAGLARLGRPEGVPGEGRFRIGSVTKPFVAAVALMLAAEGELGLDAPVGRYLPDFDLDGAITVRYALMHLSGLADYSGDHRPDGAGDPGIFPPIGPEYIRKLTTGYEPAELIRFALARGPRFEPGRGFFYSNTNYLLAQLVIEKITGTSYADQIRRRITRPLGMASTLVPSGPRIPGPHAHGYVAYRDHGDLTVADVTEAHPSWYGAAGSIVSTTADLDTFVSALLTGRLLAPPQLAEMLAFVPPDGDGVGIGLFRKEFGPGRFGIGHFGSVPGFLCFTYGVPDGSARMVLSANRGAVDRSDPAAVAAFLAAVDKAVTTCFAALHVPDGKLSEFR, encoded by the coding sequence GTGAGTGACGACGACCGCGCGGCCCTGCGCCGCGCCATGTCGGCCCTGGTCGTGGCCGGAGCCGCCGGCGTGCAGGTCCGGGTGCACGACGGACTCGGCGACTGGACCGGCAGTGCGGGGCTCGCCCGGCTCGGCCGGCCGGAGGGTGTGCCCGGCGAGGGCCGGTTCAGGATCGGCAGCGTCACCAAGCCGTTCGTCGCGGCCGTCGCACTCATGCTGGCCGCCGAGGGCGAGCTGGGCCTGGACGCCCCGGTCGGCCGTTACCTGCCCGATTTCGATCTCGACGGGGCGATCACCGTCCGGTACGCCCTCATGCATCTGAGCGGGCTGGCCGACTACTCCGGGGACCACCGGCCCGACGGCGCCGGTGATCCCGGCATCTTCCCGCCGATCGGCCCGGAGTACATCCGGAAGCTCACGACCGGCTACGAACCGGCAGAGCTGATCCGCTTCGCCCTGGCCCGCGGGCCGCGGTTCGAGCCCGGCCGGGGGTTCTTCTACAGCAACACCAACTACCTGCTGGCACAGCTGGTCATCGAGAAGATCACCGGAACGTCGTACGCGGACCAGATCCGCCGGCGGATCACGCGACCACTCGGGATGGCGAGCACGCTGGTCCCGTCCGGCCCGCGCATTCCCGGTCCCCATGCCCATGGCTACGTCGCCTATCGTGACCACGGAGACCTGACGGTCGCCGACGTCACCGAGGCCCACCCGTCCTGGTACGGGGCGGCAGGCTCGATCGTCTCCACTACCGCGGACCTGGACACCTTCGTCTCCGCGCTGCTGACCGGCCGGCTGCTGGCGCCGCCGCAGCTGGCCGAGATGCTCGCCTTCGTCCCACCCGACGGCGACGGCGTCGGCATCGGCCTGTTCCGCAAGGAATTCGGTCCGGGCCGGTTCGGCATCGGCCATTTCGGCAGTGTCCCGGGGTTCCTGTGTTTCACCTACGGTGTGCCGGACGGCTCGGCCCGGATGGTGCTCTCGGCGAACCGGGGCGCGGTGGACCGCTCCGACCCGGCCGCGGTCGCCGCCTTCCTCGCCGCCGTGGACAAAGCGGTGACAACCTGCTTCGCCGCCTTGCACGTGCCGGACGGGAAGCTGTCGGAATTCCGGTGA
- a CDS encoding sulfotransferase family protein, giving the protein MTSSSFTEVADLADPQLSDEMRAICERIGRRDQFSAIDPERLLTAAVEQTGLTDFGSDWFRTPLEVLCRALHAEGDLSPLGAVTLRLQLHRLLCGRLRVEQLIKEHPEIEHRPLDPPIVIAGLPRSGTTFLHNLLGSDARLRRLAKGEAEGPPEPAAASVADDPAQAEQQRILDENLPLLKKMIDVDEGASIEELALLGLSFSSILFQIQGAPLPSYGEWFLATDQTPAYEYLARVLRALHWRRGGGPWVLKTIQHMAQLRPLATAFPGATVVCTHRDPAVVIPSMSTLLAYGQRLITNKVDPVRTAGYWTERVLGMVECCARDRAYVDEERIVDVQFSRIRDDTDGVVGEIYAKAGIPLTAETREAMNAIRARRHPHRHGRVRYDAAGLGLDQARIQERSADYRERFGVPAEA; this is encoded by the coding sequence ATGACCAGTTCGAGTTTCACGGAAGTCGCCGATCTGGCCGATCCGCAGCTGAGTGACGAGATGCGCGCGATATGCGAGCGAATCGGCAGGCGGGACCAGTTTTCCGCAATCGACCCGGAGCGCCTGCTCACCGCGGCCGTCGAACAGACCGGACTCACCGACTTCGGCTCGGACTGGTTCCGCACTCCGCTCGAGGTGCTTTGCCGCGCACTGCACGCGGAGGGCGACCTCAGCCCGCTCGGTGCGGTGACCCTGCGGCTCCAGCTCCACCGCCTGCTGTGCGGACGGCTGCGGGTCGAGCAGCTGATCAAGGAGCACCCGGAGATCGAGCACCGGCCCCTGGACCCGCCCATCGTGATCGCCGGCCTGCCGCGTTCCGGAACGACGTTCCTGCACAACCTGCTCGGCTCGGATGCCCGGCTGCGCAGGCTCGCCAAGGGCGAGGCGGAAGGTCCGCCGGAACCGGCCGCGGCGTCCGTCGCCGACGATCCGGCCCAGGCGGAACAGCAGCGGATACTGGACGAGAACCTGCCGTTGCTGAAGAAGATGATCGATGTCGACGAGGGTGCGTCGATCGAGGAACTCGCGTTGCTGGGGTTGAGCTTTTCGTCGATCCTCTTCCAGATCCAGGGCGCACCGCTGCCGAGCTACGGCGAATGGTTCCTGGCCACCGACCAGACACCGGCCTACGAGTACCTGGCACGAGTCCTGCGTGCGCTGCACTGGCGGCGCGGCGGCGGCCCGTGGGTGCTGAAGACCATCCAGCACATGGCTCAGCTGCGGCCGCTGGCCACCGCTTTCCCCGGTGCCACAGTGGTGTGCACGCATCGCGACCCCGCCGTGGTGATCCCGTCGATGAGCACGCTGCTGGCCTACGGTCAGCGGCTGATCACGAACAAGGTGGATCCGGTGCGCACCGCCGGCTACTGGACCGAACGCGTTCTCGGGATGGTCGAATGTTGTGCGCGGGATCGCGCGTACGTCGACGAGGAGCGCATCGTCGACGTCCAGTTCTCCCGTATCCGCGACGACACCGACGGCGTGGTCGGTGAAATATACGCGAAGGCCGGAATACCGCTGACCGCCGAGACAAGGGAAGCGATGAACGCCATCCGGGCACGACGGCATCCGCACCGGCACGGCCGGGTCCGCTACGACGCGGCCGGCCTCGGGCTCGACCAGGCCCGGATCCAGGAGCGGTCAGCGGACTACCGGGAACGCTTCGGCGTCCCCGCCGAGGCGTGA
- a CDS encoding AfsR/SARP family transcriptional regulator produces MLTPSAPKLRSLLALLALRSNYVVSTGTLMEELWGNNPPVSALATLQTYIYQLRRVLAECSPGRQILQTKPLGYVISLDRDELDWNVFQDHVKDGRAALDRGGAEAASMALSRALALSSGNPLGDVDAGQVLAAHVNELAENKLQALELRIEADLMLGRARDLVVELKTLIAEHPFHEVFYTKLMLSLERSGRRAEALDVYHQLRRTLVNELGIEPSARTHQFQAQLLAAYEDPHRDSTADNAPIAVVTPRFPRPAQLPADLPDFVGRADTVDTLCELSLGTDRTTSARLLHVNGMIGIGKSALALHVAHRVRDRFADGQFHADLRGSTDQPADPSAVLGHFLHATGLTDAELPQDLDERAQMFRSWTADRTVLVVFDDVASGAQIRPLLPGGSRCTVLVTSCGWLPGLDGAKVIELDPLEVESCVEMLAAMLGWRRVEEEEDMARSIAALCGRLPLAIRAIGTKLAAAPNYPLRKVVRRLSDERRLLRELRTHEWTLETRLARERARLSPQAARLLESIARRSTDPYVDPGKAAALADLELFTTELLLEELVRTRFLRTVDLDGYGAGGFVIPPVIRSFVLQLPHEQTVAPRQPPEGTTINDEAWDFELLARNGYPGQ; encoded by the coding sequence GTGTTGACGCCGAGCGCACCCAAGTTGCGAAGCCTGCTGGCCCTACTCGCCTTGCGCAGCAACTACGTCGTGAGCACGGGAACGCTGATGGAAGAGCTGTGGGGGAATAACCCGCCGGTGTCCGCGCTCGCCACTCTTCAGACCTACATCTATCAGCTGCGCCGGGTGCTGGCCGAGTGCAGTCCGGGCAGGCAGATCCTCCAGACCAAGCCGCTCGGCTACGTGATCAGCCTCGATCGGGACGAGCTGGACTGGAACGTGTTCCAGGACCACGTCAAGGACGGCCGGGCCGCACTGGACCGGGGTGGCGCGGAGGCCGCGTCAATGGCGCTCAGTCGTGCGCTGGCGCTGTCAAGCGGGAACCCGCTGGGCGACGTGGATGCCGGACAGGTGCTGGCCGCCCACGTCAACGAGCTGGCGGAGAACAAGCTGCAGGCCCTCGAGTTGCGCATCGAGGCGGATCTGATGCTCGGCCGGGCCAGGGACCTGGTCGTCGAGCTGAAGACGCTGATCGCCGAGCACCCGTTCCACGAGGTTTTCTACACCAAGCTCATGCTCAGCCTGGAGCGCTCCGGCCGCCGGGCCGAGGCCCTGGACGTCTACCACCAGTTGCGCAGAACCCTGGTGAACGAGCTGGGCATCGAACCATCCGCCCGAACCCACCAGTTCCAGGCCCAGCTGCTGGCCGCATACGAAGACCCCCACCGCGACTCGACCGCGGACAACGCGCCGATCGCCGTCGTCACTCCCCGGTTCCCCCGGCCCGCGCAGCTGCCTGCCGACCTACCCGACTTCGTCGGGCGTGCGGACACTGTGGACACCCTGTGCGAGCTGTCCTTGGGTACCGATCGCACGACGTCGGCCCGGTTGCTGCACGTCAACGGGATGATCGGGATCGGCAAGAGCGCGCTGGCCCTGCACGTCGCGCACCGCGTCCGGGACCGGTTCGCCGACGGGCAGTTCCACGCCGACCTGCGCGGCAGCACCGACCAGCCGGCCGACCCGTCCGCCGTGCTCGGCCACTTCCTGCACGCCACCGGTCTCACCGATGCCGAACTGCCGCAGGACCTGGACGAACGTGCCCAGATGTTCCGCAGCTGGACAGCGGATCGCACGGTGCTCGTGGTGTTCGACGACGTTGCCTCCGGGGCACAGATCCGGCCGCTGCTGCCCGGCGGCAGCCGGTGCACCGTCCTGGTCACCAGCTGTGGGTGGCTGCCCGGATTGGACGGCGCCAAGGTGATCGAGCTCGACCCGCTGGAGGTGGAGTCCTGCGTCGAGATGCTCGCCGCCATGCTCGGCTGGCGCCGCGTCGAGGAGGAAGAGGACATGGCGCGCAGCATCGCCGCGCTCTGCGGCCGGCTCCCCCTCGCGATCCGGGCGATCGGCACCAAGCTCGCCGCCGCGCCCAACTACCCGCTGCGTAAGGTCGTCCGGCGCCTGTCCGACGAACGACGGCTGCTGCGCGAGCTGCGGACGCACGAGTGGACACTGGAAACCCGGCTGGCCCGGGAGCGCGCCCGGCTCTCGCCGCAGGCCGCCCGGCTGCTGGAATCCATCGCCCGCCGGAGCACCGATCCGTACGTCGACCCCGGCAAGGCCGCCGCTCTGGCCGACCTCGAACTGTTCACCACCGAACTGCTGCTCGAGGAGCTGGTCCGGACGCGTTTCCTGCGTACGGTCGACCTGGACGGATACGGCGCGGGCGGATTCGTCATCCCGCCGGTGATCAGGTCGTTCGTGCTCCAGCTTCCGCACGAGCAGACCGTGGCGCCACGGCAGCCGCCGGAGGGCACGACGATCAACGACGAAGCATGGGATTTCGAGCTGCTGGCCCGCAACGGTTACCCAGGGCAGTGA
- a CDS encoding FkbM family methyltransferase gives MGNGVRMMLDTRDIVQRYLYQFGVWEPSLTAWLTGVLRPGDVFVDVGANIGYFSLLAARIVGHTGSVVAIECSPAAGSELRGNLAANQVGNVRQVTSAVAASECVLTFYEPKKGIHSVTTSVPAGDPVFQAAAKPLSALLTAAELGAARVIKVDIEGGEYDALSGLVPVLDRTRPDLAIVVEVNEAMLARQGRTVAATTGLLTDLGFHPYRLVNSYRPSSYLVPGRPPQRVREPVTGQADLVFSRIDADTL, from the coding sequence GTGGGCAATGGCGTGCGGATGATGCTGGACACCCGGGACATCGTGCAGCGATATTTGTATCAGTTCGGCGTCTGGGAACCCAGCCTGACCGCCTGGCTGACCGGAGTCCTCCGGCCCGGGGACGTTTTCGTCGACGTCGGTGCGAACATCGGCTATTTCAGCCTGCTCGCCGCCCGGATCGTCGGGCACACGGGGTCGGTCGTGGCCATCGAGTGCTCCCCGGCCGCGGGTTCGGAACTGCGCGGCAATCTGGCCGCCAACCAGGTCGGGAACGTACGGCAGGTGACCAGCGCGGTCGCGGCGAGCGAGTGCGTGCTGACCTTTTACGAGCCGAAAAAAGGGATCCACAGCGTGACCACCAGCGTCCCCGCGGGGGACCCGGTGTTCCAGGCGGCCGCGAAACCGCTGTCCGCTCTGCTCACCGCCGCCGAGCTGGGCGCGGCCCGCGTGATCAAGGTCGACATCGAGGGCGGCGAGTACGACGCGCTGAGCGGGCTCGTGCCGGTGCTGGACCGGACCCGTCCCGATCTGGCGATCGTGGTCGAGGTGAACGAGGCCATGCTGGCCCGTCAGGGCCGGACGGTCGCGGCGACCACCGGGCTGCTGACCGATCTCGGGTTTCACCCGTACCGGCTGGTGAACAGCTACCGGCCGTCGTCGTACCTGGTCCCGGGACGCCCGCCGCAGCGGGTCCGCGAGCCGGTCACCGGCCAGGCGGACCTGGTGTTCTCACGGATCGACGCCGACACGCTGTGA
- a CDS encoding aldo/keto reductase codes for MEALHLGDGLRTSPIALGTTMSVYRTSEAQVDAKAALATLHAAVDAGVTFLDTADVYGHGGNEQLVGRLLADRRGEVTVATKFGITGDLMARRRQARGDRAYVLECADASLTRLATDRIDLYYLHRPDPAVPIEETVGAMAELVRAGKVAHLGLCEVTAAELRRACAVHPIAAVQSEWSVWSRDVEANVVPAAAELGIGFVPYSPLGRGFLAGTVTASSLDQDDLRRTLMPRYHDHNLPANLAAVAGIAAVAAAAGATQAQVSLAWLIGKGAEFGLPVVPVVSTRFPARVAENLASVAVRLSPEQLGALDRIADAVSGSRSRDLQWVSAGRE; via the coding sequence GTGGAGGCACTACATCTCGGCGACGGTCTGCGGACCAGCCCGATCGCCCTCGGGACCACCATGTCCGTTTACCGCACCAGTGAAGCGCAGGTGGACGCGAAGGCCGCACTGGCAACCCTGCACGCCGCGGTCGATGCGGGTGTCACCTTCTTGGACACGGCCGACGTCTACGGCCACGGCGGCAACGAGCAGCTGGTCGGCCGGCTGCTGGCGGACCGGCGCGGCGAGGTCACGGTGGCGACCAAGTTCGGCATCACCGGCGACCTGATGGCCCGGCGGCGGCAGGCCCGGGGTGACCGGGCCTACGTTCTCGAATGTGCCGACGCCAGCCTCACCAGGCTGGCGACGGACCGGATCGACCTGTACTACTTGCACCGGCCCGATCCGGCCGTGCCGATCGAGGAAACCGTCGGCGCGATGGCGGAACTGGTCCGGGCGGGCAAGGTGGCCCATCTCGGTTTGTGCGAGGTGACCGCGGCAGAACTCCGGCGCGCGTGCGCGGTGCACCCGATTGCCGCGGTGCAGTCGGAATGGAGTGTCTGGAGCCGGGACGTCGAGGCCAACGTCGTGCCCGCCGCGGCGGAACTCGGGATCGGCTTCGTGCCGTATTCACCGCTCGGCCGGGGGTTTCTGGCAGGTACGGTCACCGCCTCTTCCCTGGACCAGGACGACCTTCGCCGGACGCTGATGCCGCGATACCACGACCACAATCTGCCGGCCAACCTCGCCGCCGTGGCGGGTATCGCCGCGGTGGCCGCGGCGGCCGGCGCCACCCAGGCCCAGGTGAGTCTCGCGTGGCTGATCGGGAAGGGAGCCGAGTTCGGGCTCCCCGTGGTACCGGTGGTGAGCACCAGGTTCCCGGCTCGGGTGGCCGAAAACCTCGCATCGGTGGCGGTCCGGTTGTCGCCGGAGCAGCTCGGCGCGCTCGACCGGATCGCGGACGCGGTCTCCGGCTCGCGTTCTCGTGACCTCCAATGGGTTTCGGCCGGTCGTGAGTGA